GGCCAAGCAACAAAGGCAGAGTGAGCAAGAAATTGTTGACTCCCTAAAAAATCAAGTGACCTTATTGCATAATGAGTCTTACCTGGCAAGTTTGGCTCGAGCCCAATATTATCTCAGCAAAGAGGGCGAAATTATTTTTTCCACTCCTGAAGATAATGATTCCATGAAGGCAAAAAGTCTTAACAAGGCATACCTAGAAGCACAAAATAATCAAAACAAAACAAATAACGAATAAAAATTAGGAGGATCATAAGCTTTCATGACCGTAGAAGTTGGGGAAAAAGTAACTGGCAAGGTTACAGGAATTGTTAAATTTGGTGTATTTGTCGATCTCGGTGATGGAAACAGTGGTTTAGTCCACATTTCTGAAATTTCCGATAGCTATATTAAAGATATCAATGATTATCTACAAAAAGGCGATGAAGTGACTGCGATTGTCACTAAAATTCAACCGGATGGAAAGATTGCCTTATCCATGAAGGACGCCAAAGGCCAAAACCAGGCTGAGCCTAAAGCACAAGCGAAGCATGGCAATAGTAGTCCTAAGCCAGCTAAGGCCAACAATAGCCATAAGAAATTTGACCGTAAGCCACAAACAAAAACCAGTGACTTTGACGCCATGATGAATAATTTCTTAAAGGAAAGTGATGATCGCTTAACTTCCTTGAAGCGTAATACCGAAGGCAAACGTGGTGGCCGCGGTGGCCGTCGCGGCTAATGACAAGAGATGAAGAATAGAAAAAAGATTTTACCAAGAGGTTATGACGCTGGTCACAGCCTCTTTCTTTATTTTTATAAGGAAGGTGGAAGATGTTAGAGCTCAGTCAACTTGCCCAAATGATTTACCAAAAGTTAGTGGCAGAAGATAGCGACTATTTAGCTAGTCACAAGCCCTATGCCCTGGCGGTTTCTGGTGGCGTGGATTCCATGGTCCTTTTAAGGTGTTTTGAGACACTGCAAGCGATTCATGGGCTAAATTTCTTTGTCATCCATATTAATCACCGCTTGCGCTTGGAGTCAGAAGCCGAGCAGGAAATGATGGTGGCCTATTGCCAAGAACGCGACTTGGACCTCAAGGTGAGTATTTGGCAGCATGGAGCCGATTTAGCTGGCAATGTAGAAGCCAAAGCCCGGGCCTTCCGCTACCATGCCTTTGGAAAAATTCTCAAAGACAAGGCCTCCTTGCGTTTGGTGACGGCCCACCATAGTGATGACCAGGTAGAAACCGGCTTAATGCGCCTAGTCCATGGCGGACACCTAGCTAGTTTTAAGGGTATGGAGTCCCTTAGCCCGCTTTACACCTATCCCAAGGCCCAAATTCTCCGACCTCTTTTAGAGGTAGAGAAAGCCAGCTTATATGACATAGCAAGAGTAGAAGGGATTCCCTACCAGGAAGACATGACCAATTGGGATAAGCACTTCCAACGCAATCGTTTCCGTCAAGAGATTATTCCCTATCTAGAGCGGGAATCTGGTAACTTCAAGGCACATTTCCGTCATTTTCAAACCGACCTCAAAGCCTTATTGGACCTGGCCTATCCCCAGCTCAACCAGCTGCTGGCTAACTTATTTGACCAGGAAGCGGGCTGTTTTCGCATCGACCTGGAAGCCCTGGGTCAGTATTCTCAGGCGGAACAAGTCTTACTAATGGAAATGCTTTTTCAGCGTTGTGAGATTCCAGAACTCTTGGTTTTCACTCGGACGGGAATGGAGGAATTGGTCGACTTTCTTAACCAGGGGGCTGCCCAGGGCCAATGGGCCTTGCCGGGGCATTATGTCTTGGATAAGGTCTATCAGGCCGCCTTTATCCGCTTGAAAACCAGCCCAGCCCACTACTATCAGACCGGGCCAGAGCTATCAGAGAGACCGCTTGAATTAGAAAAAGCAGTGATTCAGCTAGAAGACTTCTCCTTAAGCTGGACTTTGGCTGGTCAGGAAAAGCATCAGGACACTAGCCAAAGCTTTTACTTGCCTCACTCTCTAAGTGACCAATCCCTGACTATCCGCCACCGGCAAGCCGGTGACTATCTCAAACTCCCTTCAGGAAGCCAGCAAAAAATCCGTCGCTTCTTCATTAATGAGAAGATTGCTCAAGCAGACCGTCAGACGTCATGGCTGATCGTCCGAGGCCAGTCTTGGGTCCTTGGAATCTTAAGTCAAAAGGGGCAATGGCTCTACCGCTATCCTCTGAACGGGGAGGGGCCTTTTAGCCAAATTCAGCGACTCTAAGCATTCCTTAAAAATTGTCTAAAAGGGCTGAAAATGTTGCAGACAGGTAGCTGCTTTTGCTACAATTAAGGACATAATTGAACTTATATAACACGGAGGCTATACATGAACCAAGAGATTAGCGATATCTTAATCAGTACGGAGGAAATCCAAGCCATTAATAAGCGCTTAGGCGAGGAAATTTCCAAAGATTATCAAGACCAAGACCTACTTGTGGTCGGAATCCTTAAAGGGTCATTTTTATTTATGGCTGATTTAATCCGAGAAATTAATGTGCCCCTAGAAGTGGACTTTATGGCGGTTTCTAGTTACGGCAATGGCACTGAATCAGGCGGTGACGTCAAGATCCTCAAAGATTTGGAGGCTTCAGTGGCAGGCCGGCATGTCTTATTGGTAGAAGATATTGTCGATACAGGTTATACCTTGCAACGACTAGCCGAACTTTTCAAAGAGCGCCAGGCCGCATCGGTCAAAATATGTGCATTTTTGAACAAGGCTGACCGGCGACAGGTAAAAGTAGAGGCTGATTACCTCGGCAAAGAAATTCCTGACGCTTTCGTTGTGGGATACGGCATGGACTATGCCCAAAAGTACCGTAATCTACCTTATGTAGGGGGTTTAAAGAGCGATCAGGCTTAATCTGTGTTATACTTACCTATCTGGATAAGACCGATTTAGTTTAAAATTAGAAATGGAGCTAATGTATGCAAAGAAAAGGATCAAAGAGACCCAATAACTTTTTTTCCAGTGGTCTAATTATCATTGTCATTTTCTTGGCGCTACTAGGAATAGTGAATTTCTTCTCGTCAGGAGGAAATTCGGCTGCTTCAGAGGAAATTAACCAATCCGAATTTATTCAAAAACTAAAGGATAAAGAAATTGAAACGGTTCAAATTAAACCTCGCGCAGGCGCCTATGAAATCACCGGGAAGTACCGGGAAGACAAGGAAGGAAGCGAGTCATCAACTTCCAATAATATTCCGATATTAAATAATACTGAACTCGACCAAGCTAAGGGATTCATTGTTCATGTATTACCTAATGACTCAACCCTCTCAGCCATTAACCAAGCGGCAGAAGATTCAGGGACCGAAGTCGTGGCCCAAGAGGAAGATCAAACCAATATGTGGATTAGTTTGATCATGAGCGCCATTCCCTTAATCTTCTTCGTGTTTATCATGTATATGATGTTCTCACAAACCCAAGGTGGGGGACGGAACAACCCCATGCAAATGGGTAAAAGCCGGGTAGAAGATGTTTCTAAGAAATCACGGGTGAAATTCTCTGACGTTGCTGGTTGTGAGGAAGAGAAGGAAGAACTAGTGGAACTGGTTGACTTCCTCCGTGCTCCCAAGAAATACCACGATATTGGTGCTCGGATTCCTAAAGGGGTCCTCTTAGAAGGCCCTCCCGGAACCGGTAAAACCTTACTAGCTAAAGCTGTAGCCGGGGAAGCTAATGTACCTTTCTACTCCATCTCGGGGTCAGAATTTGTGGAAATGTTTGTCGGTGTCGGGGCTAGTCGGGTGCGTGACTTGTTTGATACGGCCAAGAAAAATTCGCCTGCTATCATCTTCATTGATGAAATTGATGCGGTTGGTCGGCAACGGGGCGCAGCTTCAGGGAGCGGTGGCCATGATGAACGTGAACAAACCTTGAACCAACTCTTAGTTGAAATGGACGGTTTTGAAGAAAAGGACAATGTGATCGTGATTTCAGCAACCAACCGTTCTGATGTCTTAGACCCAGCCTTATTACGTCCGGGACGTTTTGACCGCCAAATCTTAGTGGGTCGTCCAGATGTGAAAGGTCGGGAAGCCATTCTGAAAGTTCACGCCCGCAACAAGCCACTAGCTCAAAATGTCGACCTCAAAGTGGTTGCCCAACAAACACCGGGCTTTACTGGGGCGGAATTAGAAAACGTCCTCAACGAAGCCGCCTTATTGGCCGCTCGTTTAGATAAGAAGAGAATCGAAATGGTGGATGTGGATGAAGCCCAAGACCGCGTTATCGCTGGTCCGGCTAAACCAAACAGCCAACCAAGCTTAGAAGAACGCCGGGTAACCGCCTTCCACGAGGCTGGACATACCGTCTGTGGTATGGTCTTAAGCGATGCTCGGGTCGTTCATAAGGTGACCATTGTTCCTCGTGGTAAAGCAGGGGGGTATGCAGTGATGCTACCTAAAGAAGATCAAACCATGCACTCCAAGAAAAACCTTCACGAACAAATTGTGGGGCTGCTTGGAGGACGTGCTTCAGAAGAAATCTTCTTTGACACCCAGACCACTGGGGCATCCAATGACTTTGAACAGGCAACTTCTTTAGCCCGTAGCATGATTACTGAATATGGGATGAGTGAGGAATTAGGTCCGATTTCTTATGAAGGAAACCACTCCATGAGAGGCACCAACCCTTACCAACAAAAATCCTATTCAGGTGAAACAGCAGCTAAAATTGACCAAGAACTCCGCAAGGTTATGGACCAAGCCTTAGAAGAAGCCAAAGATATCTTAAGTCAGCATAAGGAGCAAGTCCGTGTGATTGCTGAACATCTCTTAAAACTTGAGACCTTAAATGCTAAACAAATTAAGAGTTTATTTGAGAACGGTCATTTACCAGATGATGATGAAAGTCAGCAAAGTGGTCATGAAAATGAACCGATTTCTTATGAAGAAGCCAAAGAGAACTTGAAGAAATCTCAAATTGAACGTCAAAAGAAGGTTCAAGAAGAGGTCGATGATTCCAAGGAAGAGACCATTAGCTCTCCAGAGGAAGACCGTCATGAGGATCATGCAAACGAAACTCAAAATGACAATGTCCCTTCCCAAGGATCAAATGATGATGACCAAGAATAAGCTTAACATAATCGGTTAAGTAATCGGGACTGCGCCAAAAGACGCAGTCCTTTTTTCATGAGCTAAATCAAACATTTGCTATTGATAGGTGATTTAGGCATAATAAAAAGGCATTAAGGAAAGGAATTTAAAAATGACAGATAAGTTAATTAAAGCAATTAGTAAAGATGGTTTTGTACGTTGTAGTGTGATCGATGCCGGTGACTTAGTGGAGGACGCCCACCAACGCCATGATACCTGGAGCGCAGCCACAGCCGCTTTGGGACGGACTCTAATCGGGACTTTGCTCTTAGCTGGCGATATTAAAGACGATGCCAGAATGTCGGTTCAAATTAAGGGTAATGGCTTGGGTGGAAAAATTGTCACGACCGCTAATGGAGCGGGCGAGGTCAAGGGTTATATTGACAATCCCCATGTCTCGCTTGATTTGAATGACCAAGGCAAGTTGGATGTCCGTAAAGTGGTTGGTACTGAAGGAACCTTTTCAGTCACTAAGGATCTGGGTTTGAAGGAACCTTTTAGTGGACAAACCCCGATTGTTTCGGGTGAGATTGCCGAGGACTTTACCTATTACCTAGCGGCTTCGGAACAAATCCATTCTGCCATTGGCCTTGGGGTTTTGGTCAATCCGGATGAATCAGTCAACAAGGCGGGCGGTTGGATGTTACAAGTCTTACCGGGAGCGAGTGAAGAAACCATTAGCCGCTTGGAGCGTACGGTACAAGACCTCCCTCACATCACTAAATTACTCAGCCAGCATGCCAGCCTGGAGGAAATTATTGAACGTCTCTTAGGTGAAGGCCAAGCCAATATCTTGTCTACCCATCCGATAAGCTTTACCTGTGACTGCACCAAGGAACGCTTTGCTAAGGGCTTAGTCAGCCTAGGCAGTCAGGAACTCAAAGCCATTATTGAAGAAGATGGTCAAGCAGAAACCGTTTGCCATTTCTGTAATAGTCATTACCACTACAGTAAGGACGACTTGGAAAAACTTCTAGAGGAGGCCGAAGCCTAGTCCTTTACCTTTAGTTGCTTAGTTGATTATGCTAAAATAGTAATAATAAATGCCAGAAGCTGATGAAGAGGTGTGTAAAATGGTAGAAAAACTGGACAATTTGCTCTTGACCATTGGAGAGACTCCACTGATTAAATTACAGCGGTCGGTTCCTTATCAAGCAGCGGATGTTTATGTCAAATTAGAAAGACAAAATCCCACTGGTCATATCAAAGACCGTTCCCTATTAAATATGTTGGAAGTCTATGAGGAAAAAGGCGACCTAGCCAGTGGGACTAGGCTAGTGGTCTGCGCTGACTTTGTTACTATTCGTTCATTGGCTTGCCTAGCGGCTATTAAGGGTTATGATGGCGATTTCTTCCTCAACGAAGTGGTCAGTGAGGCTGACTTGAAAGCACTGCGTGAATACGGTATGACCATTCATCCTCTCAGCGATCCTGACAAAGTCACTGAGCAAAGACAAGCAGCCATTGAAAGCGGACAAAAAGAAGCAGCATTCTTGCTTCATCCTGATAGTGACTATGCCTGCTCGGTGGTCCACCAGCTGACTACGGGGCCAGAAATTATTGAGGCCTTAGGGGGGAAAGCTCCGAATGCCTTTGTATCAGCGGTATCAACAGGAGCTAGTCTCTCTGGTATTGGCCGGGCCCTCAAAGACGCGTCGGAAAAGACCGCTATTTATGCTGTGGAAGCAAGTAGTCAATCAAGCTTAAATGATCTCGACACGGCTAGCGACCTTCCCCTCCTAGATACCAGTCTCTTTGCTGAGATTATCCGGGTCCAAGACAGCCGCGCTTACCAAGAACAAGAGTGGCTAAAGGTCAATGAAGGCCTTGAAGTCGACTTTCAATCAGCCCTAGCAATTACCGGAGCGATTGCCGTTGCCGAACGCCTAGGCCGGGGGCATAAGGTAGTTACCATAGCTAATGGACGATAATTTGAAGGATGTGAGGAAGGATCAGTGAGAGAGATTCCTTGGAAGAAAAGATGATAAGATCAGCTATAAGGATGTGAGAACGCCGCTAAAGCCCTGAATTGCTGGAGGAAAATATCATAAGCACAGCAGGACTGTGCGTTGGTATTTTCTGAAGCAACTTCAAGGCTGGCGTTCGAACTCAGCTTGCTGATCGTTCAACTTTTCTGAAAGGACATCCCCTCACCCTTCCGAACTCAACTGTAAGGATGTGAGAAAGGCGTCGATGAGCAAGACCGCTAGTCATTCTTTAGTTGTAACTCGCTGATGCTTGGAACAGGTTTTGCATTTAGAAAAAGGGCTGGGGCTTTTGTCTCTGCTCTTTTCTTCTGCCGTTTTTTCTGATAGAATCATTTGGTGTGTCTATAATTAGAAAGGGAGTACTATGATCAAAATCGGCAATATTGAAATCACTAACCCCATTGCGGTCGCTCCGATGGCTGGTGTCTCTAACGCCGCCTTTCGAACCATTGTCAAGGCCCAGGGAGCGGGACTGGTTGTTTGTGAAATGATTTCTGACCAAGGAATTCATTTTAGAAATAAAAAGACCCTATCCATGCTACATATTGAGGATGAAGAGTGGCCGCTTTCCGTGCAGATCTTTGGCGGTCAAGCCGACTCCTTAGCGGAAGCAGCCCAATTTATTGAAGCCAATACCAAGGCTGCCATCATTGATATCAACATGGGCTGCCCGGTCAATAAAGTGGTGAAGACCGATGCTGGATCTAAGGCGCTCTTAGATCCTAATGAAGTCTATAATCGGGTAAAGATGGTTGCCGATGCAGTCTCCATCCCAGTCACAGTGAAAATGCGGACAGGTTGGGACGATGACCATATCCTAGCCGTGGAAAATGCTCTGGCTGCTCAAGAAGCTGGCGCGAAGATGATTGCTATGCACGGCAGAACCCGGGAGCAAATGTATACCGGTAAGGCTAACTGGAATATTATCAAGCAAGTCAGTCAAAAGCTCTCTGTGCCTTTTTACGGTAATGGGGACATCCGAACTCCCGAAGAAGCCAAGTACGCCCTCGACAATTATGGGGTTGATGGTGTCATGGTGGGACGGGGTTGCCTAGGTAACCCCTGGGTAATCCACCGTATGGTTCATTACGTGGAGACCGGCGAACTCTTACCTGAAAAAACAGGTCTAGAACGGATTGAAGCCTGCAAGGACCACTTGACCCGACTGGTTGACTTAAAAGGGGAAAGTGTTGGGGTCCGGGAATTTCGTTCCATGGTGGCTTATTATCTCAAAGGAATCCCTCGTTCGGCTAAGGTCAAGGTGGCCTGCACCCAGGCTGATTCCTACCAAGAAGTCGTCGATCTATTAAACGATTTCGCTAAGGCGACTAAAGAGCGTGAAAAAGCGCCTAAACGCCAACGCTTATCACGGGAAGAACGTTTAGCACAAAGAGAAGCTGCTAAAAACCATTAAATAGTATAGAATAAGAGGGAAGACCAAAAAGCATGCCTGAAGGGCTGTTTTTAAATAGAATGAATTAAAATAGTATGGGAGTGTCGATAATGGCAAAGGAAAACCAACAGCATGAAGCGATGAATGACCAAATGCAAGTCCGTCGCGAAAAAGTAGATGAATTAATAGAAAATGGCTACCAACCATTTGCGAAAGGCTTTAAGCGCGATGCCCTCGCTCAAGAAATCCATGACCAGTATGAAGCTTTTGACAAGGATGAACTGGCTGATAAGGCAGTCTTTGTTAATATTGCTGGCCGCCTCATGACAAAAAGAGGGAAGGGCCGGGCCGGTTTTGGTCATATCCAGGATGGCTCTGGTCAAATTCAAATTTATGTTCGTAAAGACGAAATTGGCGACAAGGATTATGTGGATATCTGGAAGAAGGCTGACCTCGGTGATATTATCGCTGTTTCAGGTTATGTGATGCGGACCAATACCGGTGAATTATCGGTTAAGGCAGAAGAATTAAAACATCTAACCAAGGCGCTGCGCCCACTTCCTGACAAGTACCATGGCTTACAAGATAAGGAACAAATCTACCGTCAACGCCATTTGGACTTGATTACTAACCGGGAGAGCTATGACCGCTTTGTTACCCGGTCAAAGATCATCAGTGAAATCCGTCGTTTCCTCGATCAACGTGGCTACTTAGAAGTGGAAACCCCAGTTTTACATAACATTCCTGGGGGAGCCAATGCCCGTCCTTTCGTTACTCACCATAATGCTTTAGACATTGATTTATACCTACGTATTGCTTTGGAACTCCACCTCAAACGCTTAATCGTCGGAGGAATGGAAAAAGTTTATGAAATTGGTCGGGTCTTCAGAAATGAAGGGATTGACCACACCCACAATCCTGAGTTCACCTTGTTAGAACTCTATACTGCTTATAGCGATATGTGGGACGTGATGGACTTAGT
This genomic window from Aerococcus sp. Group 1 contains:
- a CDS encoding septum formation initiator family protein, which gives rise to MGDQGKENKNKITSIARYAGKKEQEDTKKQKWHDLIMRSLLGFCLLGSLLCLFGVFHAQIKTRSLSEQTEQAKQQRQSEQEIVDSLKNQVTLLHNESYLASLARAQYYLSKEGEIIFSTPEDNDSMKAKSLNKAYLEAQNNQNKTNNE
- a CDS encoding S1 domain-containing RNA-binding protein, with protein sequence MTVEVGEKVTGKVTGIVKFGVFVDLGDGNSGLVHISEISDSYIKDINDYLQKGDEVTAIVTKIQPDGKIALSMKDAKGQNQAEPKAQAKHGNSSPKPAKANNSHKKFDRKPQTKTSDFDAMMNNFLKESDDRLTSLKRNTEGKRGGRGGRRG
- the tilS gene encoding tRNA lysidine(34) synthetase TilS; this translates as MLELSQLAQMIYQKLVAEDSDYLASHKPYALAVSGGVDSMVLLRCFETLQAIHGLNFFVIHINHRLRLESEAEQEMMVAYCQERDLDLKVSIWQHGADLAGNVEAKARAFRYHAFGKILKDKASLRLVTAHHSDDQVETGLMRLVHGGHLASFKGMESLSPLYTYPKAQILRPLLEVEKASLYDIARVEGIPYQEDMTNWDKHFQRNRFRQEIIPYLERESGNFKAHFRHFQTDLKALLDLAYPQLNQLLANLFDQEAGCFRIDLEALGQYSQAEQVLLMEMLFQRCEIPELLVFTRTGMEELVDFLNQGAAQGQWALPGHYVLDKVYQAAFIRLKTSPAHYYQTGPELSERPLELEKAVIQLEDFSLSWTLAGQEKHQDTSQSFYLPHSLSDQSLTIRHRQAGDYLKLPSGSQQKIRRFFINEKIAQADRQTSWLIVRGQSWVLGILSQKGQWLYRYPLNGEGPFSQIQRL
- the hpt gene encoding hypoxanthine phosphoribosyltransferase, with the translated sequence MNQEISDILISTEEIQAINKRLGEEISKDYQDQDLLVVGILKGSFLFMADLIREINVPLEVDFMAVSSYGNGTESGGDVKILKDLEASVAGRHVLLVEDIVDTGYTLQRLAELFKERQAASVKICAFLNKADRRQVKVEADYLGKEIPDAFVVGYGMDYAQKYRNLPYVGGLKSDQA
- the ftsH gene encoding ATP-dependent zinc metalloprotease FtsH translates to MQRKGSKRPNNFFSSGLIIIVIFLALLGIVNFFSSGGNSAASEEINQSEFIQKLKDKEIETVQIKPRAGAYEITGKYREDKEGSESSTSNNIPILNNTELDQAKGFIVHVLPNDSTLSAINQAAEDSGTEVVAQEEDQTNMWISLIMSAIPLIFFVFIMYMMFSQTQGGGRNNPMQMGKSRVEDVSKKSRVKFSDVAGCEEEKEELVELVDFLRAPKKYHDIGARIPKGVLLEGPPGTGKTLLAKAVAGEANVPFYSISGSEFVEMFVGVGASRVRDLFDTAKKNSPAIIFIDEIDAVGRQRGAASGSGGHDEREQTLNQLLVEMDGFEEKDNVIVISATNRSDVLDPALLRPGRFDRQILVGRPDVKGREAILKVHARNKPLAQNVDLKVVAQQTPGFTGAELENVLNEAALLAARLDKKRIEMVDVDEAQDRVIAGPAKPNSQPSLEERRVTAFHEAGHTVCGMVLSDARVVHKVTIVPRGKAGGYAVMLPKEDQTMHSKKNLHEQIVGLLGGRASEEIFFDTQTTGASNDFEQATSLARSMITEYGMSEELGPISYEGNHSMRGTNPYQQKSYSGETAAKIDQELRKVMDQALEEAKDILSQHKEQVRVIAEHLLKLETLNAKQIKSLFENGHLPDDDESQQSGHENEPISYEEAKENLKKSQIERQKKVQEEVDDSKEETISSPEEDRHEDHANETQNDNVPSQGSNDDDQE
- the hslO gene encoding Hsp33 family molecular chaperone HslO — its product is MTDKLIKAISKDGFVRCSVIDAGDLVEDAHQRHDTWSAATAALGRTLIGTLLLAGDIKDDARMSVQIKGNGLGGKIVTTANGAGEVKGYIDNPHVSLDLNDQGKLDVRKVVGTEGTFSVTKDLGLKEPFSGQTPIVSGEIAEDFTYYLAASEQIHSAIGLGVLVNPDESVNKAGGWMLQVLPGASEETISRLERTVQDLPHITKLLSQHASLEEIIERLLGEGQANILSTHPISFTCDCTKERFAKGLVSLGSQELKAIIEEDGQAETVCHFCNSHYHYSKDDLEKLLEEAEA
- a CDS encoding pyridoxal-phosphate dependent enzyme, which translates into the protein MVEKLDNLLLTIGETPLIKLQRSVPYQAADVYVKLERQNPTGHIKDRSLLNMLEVYEEKGDLASGTRLVVCADFVTIRSLACLAAIKGYDGDFFLNEVVSEADLKALREYGMTIHPLSDPDKVTEQRQAAIESGQKEAAFLLHPDSDYACSVVHQLTTGPEIIEALGGKAPNAFVSAVSTGASLSGIGRALKDASEKTAIYAVEASSQSSLNDLDTASDLPLLDTSLFAEIIRVQDSRAYQEQEWLKVNEGLEVDFQSALAITGAIAVAERLGRGHKVVTIANGR
- the dusB gene encoding tRNA dihydrouridine synthase DusB — encoded protein: MIKIGNIEITNPIAVAPMAGVSNAAFRTIVKAQGAGLVVCEMISDQGIHFRNKKTLSMLHIEDEEWPLSVQIFGGQADSLAEAAQFIEANTKAAIIDINMGCPVNKVVKTDAGSKALLDPNEVYNRVKMVADAVSIPVTVKMRTGWDDDHILAVENALAAQEAGAKMIAMHGRTREQMYTGKANWNIIKQVSQKLSVPFYGNGDIRTPEEAKYALDNYGVDGVMVGRGCLGNPWVIHRMVHYVETGELLPEKTGLERIEACKDHLTRLVDLKGESVGVREFRSMVAYYLKGIPRSAKVKVACTQADSYQEVVDLLNDFAKATKEREKAPKRQRLSREERLAQREAAKNH
- the lysS gene encoding lysine--tRNA ligase encodes the protein MAKENQQHEAMNDQMQVRREKVDELIENGYQPFAKGFKRDALAQEIHDQYEAFDKDELADKAVFVNIAGRLMTKRGKGRAGFGHIQDGSGQIQIYVRKDEIGDKDYVDIWKKADLGDIIAVSGYVMRTNTGELSVKAEELKHLTKALRPLPDKYHGLQDKEQIYRQRHLDLITNRESYDRFVTRSKIISEIRRFLDQRGYLEVETPVLHNIPGGANARPFVTHHNALDIDLYLRIALELHLKRLIVGGMEKVYEIGRVFRNEGIDHTHNPEFTLLELYTAYSDMWDVMDLVEELYHHIASQVVGSTTIPYGDHQLDFSGQWRRVHMVDAIKEATGVDFWQEMTDEEARQLAKDHHVEVKGTDDFGKVVNEFFETFVEETLIQPTFVYGHPKSISPLARANEEDSRFTDRFEAFIAGAEAGNAFTELTDPIDQRQRFEAQVKERELGDDEAQHMDEDFVEALETGMPPTGGLGIGIDRLVMIFTNSDSIRDILLFPTMRNK